Proteins from a genomic interval of Buchnera aphidicola (Brachycaudus cardui):
- the mfd gene encoding transcription-repair coupling factor, with amino-acid sequence MKNKDKLLSLQKDSFMPIIDDYILKNKKIINLTCKQLPHVFKNVDNQEKIKKLLSFIHSFSGKIIFCLNKKEYIQKILKVLIENKIYPQYIEKIIDINKESNFFYTNSKLKNGFFDKKNNILFICTKDLLPIITQNTSIATIIDNTHIQKNNLSQLIFNHPIIHVEHGIGRYQGLTTIKTASIKSEYLIISYAEEDKLYLPVSSLHLISPYTETSIEHAPLHKLGGDEWNKQKQKISKTLYDHAAQLLDIYANRASIEGFSFKKNEEKYQIFSKDCLFQITPDQDQVIKSVLKDMYKSTPMDRLICGDVGFGKTEIAMRSAFLSVSNKKQVAVLVPTTLLAQQHYENFKKRFSNWSFYIDLISRFQNQKQQNLLLQHTKNGKIDILIGTHKLLLKEIEWYDLGLLIIDEEHRFGVNHKEIIKKKYSNIDILTLTATPIPRTLNMAMTGIKDLSIIEKPPAQRLAVKTYIQEYSSTLVRNTILREILRGGQVYYVYNKVKNIINIAERLSKLIPEANIKIGHGQMSNIDLQKVMNEFYNNKFNVLICTTIIESGIDIPRANTIIIENSDHFGLSQLHQLRGRIGRSRYQAYALFLVNNFNKMTINAKKRLEAISSVNNFGGGFSLSNQDLEIRGIGEILGKEQSGHMKNIGFSLYMKLLRNAIDLLKTGEHLSIDKLLKKPLEVELYVSSLLPDNYIVDVNTRLFFYKKIFNAENENNIEQIKNELIYQFGPLPDFSKNLIIIAKIRLIAYKIGIKRIKSNKKIGIIEFNNKNSINTQYLLKIFQDEPNTWKMKNSTTLQFIWHPNDDYLRLIWIKNILYNLSKQS; translated from the coding sequence TATTAATTTGACATGCAAACAGTTGCCTCATGTATTTAAAAATGTCGACAATCAAGAAAAAATAAAAAAATTATTATCTTTTATTCATTCATTTTCAGGAAAAATAATATTTTGTTTAAATAAAAAAGAATATATACAAAAAATTTTAAAAGTATTAATAGAAAATAAAATCTATCCTCAATATATAGAAAAAATAATTGATATTAATAAAGAAAGTAATTTTTTTTATACGAATAGTAAATTAAAAAATGGATTTTTTGATAAAAAAAATAATATTTTATTTATTTGTACGAAAGATTTATTACCAATAATTACTCAAAATACATCTATTGCAACAATTATAGACAATACTCACATACAAAAAAACAATTTATCTCAACTGATTTTTAATCATCCTATTATACATGTTGAGCATGGTATTGGACGATATCAAGGATTAACAACAATAAAAACTGCGAGTATTAAATCTGAATATTTAATAATTTCATATGCAGAAGAAGACAAGTTATATTTACCTGTGTCATCTCTTCATCTTATTTCCCCTTATACAGAAACATCAATAGAACATGCTCCTCTTCATAAATTAGGAGGTGATGAATGGAATAAACAAAAACAAAAAATCAGTAAAACTTTATATGATCATGCTGCACAATTATTAGATATTTATGCTAATAGAGCATCTATAGAAGGTTTTTCATTTAAAAAAAATGAAGAAAAATATCAAATATTCTCTAAAGATTGTTTATTTCAAATTACACCAGATCAAGATCAAGTAATAAAATCTGTATTAAAAGATATGTATAAATCCACTCCTATGGATCGTTTAATTTGTGGCGATGTAGGTTTTGGAAAAACAGAAATTGCAATGAGATCTGCTTTTTTATCTGTATCTAATAAAAAACAAGTAGCAGTTTTAGTCCCAACTACATTGTTAGCTCAACAGCATTATGAAAATTTTAAAAAACGCTTTTCTAATTGGTCTTTTTACATTGATTTAATATCTAGATTTCAAAATCAAAAACAACAAAATTTACTTCTTCAACATACTAAAAATGGTAAAATTGATATTTTAATAGGAACTCATAAATTATTATTAAAAGAGATAGAATGGTATGATCTTGGTTTACTAATTATTGATGAAGAACATAGATTTGGTGTTAATCATAAAGAAATTATCAAAAAAAAATACTCTAATATTGATATATTAACTTTAACAGCTACACCTATTCCTCGTACTTTAAATATGGCTATGACTGGTATAAAAGATTTATCAATTATAGAAAAACCGCCTGCTCAAAGATTAGCAGTAAAAACTTATATTCAAGAATACAGTTCTACATTAGTCAGAAACACTATTTTACGAGAAATATTACGTGGTGGTCAAGTCTATTACGTATATAACAAAGTTAAAAATATTATAAATATTGCTGAAAGATTATCAAAATTAATTCCCGAAGCTAATATTAAAATAGGTCATGGACAAATGAGTAACATTGATTTACAAAAAGTTATGAATGAGTTTTATAACAATAAATTTAATGTTTTAATTTGTACTACAATTATTGAAAGTGGTATTGATATTCCAAGAGCAAATACAATTATTATTGAAAACTCTGATCATTTTGGATTATCTCAACTTCATCAACTACGGGGTCGAATTGGTAGATCACGCTATCAAGCATATGCTTTATTCCTAGTGAATAATTTTAATAAAATGACTATTAATGCAAAAAAAAGATTAGAAGCTATTTCATCAGTTAATAATTTTGGAGGAGGGTTTTCTCTTTCTAATCAAGATCTTGAAATTAGAGGAATAGGAGAAATATTAGGTAAAGAGCAAAGTGGACACATGAAAAACATAGGTTTTTCTTTATATATGAAATTATTACGTAATGCCATTGACCTATTAAAAACTGGAGAACATTTATCTATTGATAAATTATTAAAAAAACCATTGGAAGTGGAACTATATGTATCTTCTTTATTACCTGATAACTATATTGTAGATGTTAATACAAGATTATTTTTTTATAAAAAAATTTTTAATGCTGAAAATGAAAACAACATAGAACAAATAAAAAATGAATTAATCTATCAATTTGGACCATTACCTGATTTTTCTAAAAATTTAATTATAATTGCTAAAATTCGATTAATAGCATATAAAATAGGTATAAAACGTATTAAATCTAATAAAAAAATAGGCATTATAGAATTTAATAATAAGAATTCAATTAATACTCAATATCTATTAAAAATATTTCAAGATGAACCTAATACTTGGAAAATGAAAAATTCAACAACACTACAATTTATTTGGCATCCAAATGATGATTATTTACGTCTAATTTGGATCAAAAATATATTATATAATTTAAGTAAACAATCATGA
- the pgl gene encoding 6-phosphogluconolactonase codes for MKEVVYIANSVSENIEVWNLYKNGEMNLIQTVITDGQVQPLKIIKSKNLLYAGIRPNNRIITYCIDDNGFLKKKSESFIPGNPNYISLNYTKEFLFCSSYNSNCISVSPLNKYGIPQNPIQIIYNIEGCHSAKINYKYNILFVMSLKEDTIYLYHLTDHGILKNTEQKLLHTKKNSGPRHIIFHPNKDFIYTINELNGTIDVWRINKKNNIIQVENIQNINILNNVLSDRYWSSDIHITQCGRFLYASDRFLNIISLFHIDQKNYNITFFESYPTVEQPRSFSINDNNTYLIVTGEKSNTFILYSISQINGTLKKINIYNTSTNPIWILMHTINKN; via the coding sequence ATGAAAGAAGTTGTATATATTGCAAATTCAGTTAGTGAAAATATAGAAGTATGGAATTTATATAAAAATGGAGAAATGAATCTCATACAAACAGTTATAACAGATGGTCAAGTGCAACCTCTTAAAATTATTAAGAGTAAAAATTTGTTATACGCTGGTATTCGTCCTAATAATAGAATTATTACATACTGTATTGATGATAATGGTTTTTTGAAAAAAAAAAGTGAAAGTTTTATTCCTGGAAATCCAAATTATATTTCTTTAAACTATACTAAAGAATTTTTATTTTGCAGCTCATACAATTCTAATTGTATTAGTGTTAGCCCGCTAAATAAATATGGTATTCCTCAAAATCCAATACAAATTATTTATAATATAGAAGGTTGCCATTCTGCTAAAATAAATTATAAATACAATATTTTATTTGTTATGTCTTTAAAGGAAGATACCATTTATCTATATCATTTAACAGATCATGGAATATTAAAAAATACTGAACAGAAATTATTACATACTAAAAAAAACTCTGGACCACGTCATATTATATTTCATCCAAATAAAGATTTTATTTATACTATAAATGAACTTAATGGAACTATAGATGTATGGAGAATAAATAAAAAAAATAACATTATACAAGTAGAAAATATACAAAACATTAATATATTAAATAATGTACTTTCAGATCGCTATTGGTCTTCTGATATTCATATCACACAATGTGGTCGTTTTTTATATGCTTCTGATCGATTTTTAAATATTATTTCTTTATTTCATATTGATCAAAAGAATTATAACATTACTTTTTTTGAAAGTTATCCAACAGTAGAACAACCCCGATCTTTTTCTATCAATGATAATAATACATATTTAATAGTAACTGGAGAAAAATCTAATACATTTATTTTATATAGTATTTCTCAGATAAATGGAACATTAAAAAAAATTAATATCTATAATACTAGTACGAATCCAATATGGATACTTATGCATACAATTAACAAAAATTAA